A single region of the Maniola jurtina chromosome 6, ilManJurt1.1, whole genome shotgun sequence genome encodes:
- the LOC123866355 gene encoding 39S ribosomal protein L28, mitochondrial, with the protein MASSRIQATARHLSKTFKKKTRFEIGIATELPPAYKKFWREWKVLKPAAVHFIPQESKWKRDELTGETLPVQNVPLPLKYPGEIHEGLWGGEAVLKGFQKRDPRRRRVPHYWVPVLKRTVVKSEVLNTHLSVTVTDRTIKLINDHYGFDHYLLKTPACDLVSMLALKLKRQILAELMNGCPRYEHDPAKQMAVYEEYKTYLTSYTPEEIEWYGLTWYEALSKVAKMKEAANKPVPLKNIYRKNLVEKLKAAETESDKSSPDDISTTTSWLSKMNPFGKKDEA; encoded by the exons ATGGCATCTTCTCGTATACAG gcGACGGCTCGCCACTTGTCTAAGACGTTTAAGAAGAAGACTAGATTTGAAATCGGCATAGCAACTGAACTTCCTCCTGCCTATAAGAAATTCTGGCGTGAATGGAAGGTATTGAAACCTGCAGCAGTTCATTTCATACCCCAGGAGAGCAAGTGGAAACGTGACGAGCTGACTGGCGAAACACTGCCAGTGCAAAATGTACCATTACCCCTGAAATATCCTGGTGAAATACACGAAGGACTATGGGGTGGGGAAGCTGTGTTAAAAG GTTTTCAAAAAAGGGACCCTCGTCGACGCAGAGTCCCACATTACTGGGTGCCTGTCCTCAAGAGGACTGTTGTGAAATCTGAAGTCCTTAACACTCACCTATCTGTTACTGTAACGGATAGAACAATTAAACTAATCAATGACCACTATGGGTTCGACCACTACTTGCTCAAGACACCAGCTTGTGACTTAGTATCAATGCTAGCCTTAAAACTGAAACGACAGATACTAGCTGAACTGATGAACGGATGCCCGAGATATGAGCATGATCCTGCCAAACAGATGGCGGTGTACGAGGAATATAAAACATACTTGACCTCT TACACACCAGAAGAAATTGAGTGGTATGGGCTAACATGGTATGAAGCCCTTAGCAAAGTAGCCAAGATGAAGGAGGCTGCCAACAAACCTGTTcctttaaaaaatatctatagaAAAAACCTAGTCGAAAAATTGAAAGCAGCTGAAACAGAGAGTGATAAGAGCTCTCCTGATGATATATC TACAACAACATCTTGGCTGTCAAAGATGAATCCATTTGGCAAGAAAGACGAAGCTTAG